A genomic window from Pelagicoccus albus includes:
- a CDS encoding PhzF family phenazine biosynthesis protein encodes MKLKLYTVDAFASVPFTGNPAAICVLDQWLDDSLMQSIAAQNNLAETAFLVAKGTASYDIRWFTPLTEVPLCGHATLASAFVLKNCLNEQAEVINFDCASGPLKVEVSDQLLTLDFPSKAASATKIPDWVSNGLGAIPIEFYQSHYSMAVFPSEEIVAAIEPDFAYLSKISDSTIIITAPGKGHDFVSRFFAPAFGVDEDPVTGSAHCILIPFWAKRLKKSELHAKQISLRGGELYCKDQGDRVKIGGTARLYSEATIHV; translated from the coding sequence ATGAAACTGAAACTCTACACCGTCGATGCGTTTGCATCAGTTCCCTTCACCGGCAACCCGGCCGCCATTTGCGTATTGGACCAATGGTTGGACGATTCTCTCATGCAAAGCATAGCTGCCCAGAACAACTTGGCAGAGACCGCCTTCCTCGTAGCAAAAGGGACGGCTAGCTACGATATACGTTGGTTTACACCTCTGACAGAAGTGCCCCTCTGTGGCCACGCGACCCTGGCTAGCGCCTTCGTGCTCAAAAATTGCCTAAATGAACAAGCCGAGGTGATTAATTTCGATTGCGCGAGCGGTCCGCTCAAAGTTGAAGTAAGCGATCAGCTCCTGACTCTTGATTTCCCCAGCAAAGCGGCCTCGGCAACAAAAATACCCGACTGGGTCTCAAATGGCTTAGGGGCAATCCCAATCGAATTCTATCAGTCCCACTATTCGATGGCCGTTTTTCCGAGCGAGGAAATCGTCGCCGCGATCGAACCCGATTTCGCCTACCTCTCCAAGATTTCCGACTCCACGATCATCATCACGGCTCCGGGAAAAGGCCACGACTTCGTCTCACGATTCTTTGCCCCAGCTTTTGGCGTTGATGAAGATCCAGTCACTGGCTCAGCCCATTGCATTCTAATACCTTTTTGGGCTAAACGGTTGAAAAAAAGCGAGTTACACGCGAAGCAAATCAGTCTAAGAGGGGGGGAGCTCTATTGCAAAGACCAAGGCGACCGAGTGAAAATCGGTGGTACCGCCCGCCTTTACTCCGAAGCGACCATTCACGTTTAG